GGATAAATATTCCGTGAGTGCCTTATTATCCTCCAACATTCTTATTTCTTTTCCAGAATTATCACAAAGTGAAATATGATCAGGAACCATCATACTGCTATTTGTTTTAATAAAATATTTATATCCTGTACTGAAATCAACAGAGTTCATCCCATTTTTATCAGTTAATTTTTTTGATTTTTTCCCATCTAAAGAAACAGCATAGAGATGACGCTGAAATATAGAACCTTCCGTACTCATATAATAAATGGTATTGGAGGTTTCATCAAAACCCTTAAAAGCAGTAACATCCCACTCCCCTTTTGTTATTTGATTTATTAATTTGCCGGTCATATCATATTGATAAAGATGATACCACCCGTCTTTTTCACTGCGACATATAAAAGATTTGTTATCTGGTAAAAAAGTGAGATCATCATTTATTTCGAGATAATATTGCGCTGTTTCGCGGAACATACTCGTTGTATTTCCGTTGGCTGGATTTGCAAGAAACAACTCCAGATCGTTTTGAAGTCTGTTCATCGTGAATACACAAAGTGCAGAACCATCGTTCGTCCATTTAATTCTCGGAATATATTCATAACTTTTTGTGATATTAACTTTCTGTATTTTTTTGGAAGGAATATCATAAATATAAATTTCAACGATACTATTCTTCTCCCCTACCTTTGGATATTTGAATTCATAATTTTCAGGATATAATTTTCCCTTGTAGGTCATCATATCAAATTGTGGAACCTTCTCTTCATTAAATTTATAAAATGCGATCTTACTTCCATCAGGGCTCCACTCAAATGCACGTACTAAAACAAACTCTTCCTCATAAACCCAATCGCTTCCCCCGTTAATAATATAATTCCATTTGCCATCTGTAGTCACCTGAAATTCAGTGTTGGAATTCAGATCCTTATAATACAAGTTATTATCTATCACATAAGCAATTTTATTCCCAGCCGGGGCAAAATCAGCATACATCTGTAAACCTTTATCTGAAAGTTTAGTAGTTTTTCTCGTTTTAATATCATACACAAAATTTTCATCATAGGTTGCGTGACGATATCTTTTTTTCATGCTTGTGGTTAACAACAATGCAGTTTCGTCATCATTAAAAGCATAATTTGCAAAATTTGTTACGGCTCCACCAGTTTGATTTACATTAAATACATCGCCATTCTTATTTCCGGTAGCATATTCATATTTAACAATAGCGGAATCATTTTCATTAAGTGTATAGTGTAAACCATCGTTCATGCTGCGCAGATCGTCTATCCCGGCCGGGTAGAAAGAATAGTTTGTCCAAATATCATCTACGCTTATCATTCCGTTCTGGGCAATTGCCAATCCGGATAAAAATAAAATTATTGTCGAAAGTATGATCCTTTTCATTTCTAAAATTTTGCGAAAGATAGGGAAAATTGGGGAGTTGGTAGGAGGTAGTGGCAGTGGGGAGTGGCAGTGGGTAGTGGCAGTGGCAGTTAGCAGTCGCAGTCGTAGTTTGTAACATTGGAGATTATTGCTTCGAATTGGAAAAGTAAACAGTAGGCAGTGGGCAGTGCACAGGTGTTCGGAAGAAACTGAATCAACATTCCCTTTGTGTACAAACTACTTGTACATCAGCTAGTTATGTTAGATTTTTGAAATATGTTTATTGGCGACATATTAAAGGTGCTACCAGACTCTTTATTAGAAGAACTGGCCCTTGAGACCGGGGTCAATAAATATTCTAAAAAATTACAAGGCGAGATTCTTTTTAAACTTCTGATCTATAGTATTGTAAGTAATAAGGACAATAGTTTACGAGGCATGGAGTCTGCCTATGAAACATTGGCATTCAATGTTTTGAATCAGGAAGGAACGAAATCGAGTATACGTTACAGTTCGATCAGTGAACGTATAAAGACAATGGACTATCGATATTTTGAAAAATTATTTAATAAATGTGTTGAATTATATGGATCAATTATTGGCGAAGAACATTCGAAATTATTACGGTTTGATTCAACAATTATAACTGCATCCGGAAAGTTATTAAAATGTGGTTATGTAATAAAGGGTAGTGCTGCTGCCTATTTAAACCAGTTAAAATTTACAATTGGTTTTTCGGAAATACCCATTAGTGCAGATGTCTATAGTGGTTCCATACCTGTTCCGGAAAATACTGCACTTCGAGCAGCGGTTCTGGAGCACCAACCGTCGAATGAAAATGCGGTAAGAGTCTTTGATAAAGGTGTTTCTGGCCGAAATACCTTTGAAGAACTTTCTAAAAAAAAGATACCATTTGTCACTCTGTTGTTTGCCAATAGTAACCTTGAAATTATAAGTGAAAATTTTATCAAGGAAAAAATTATAACAGAAAAACTGACCATCGAATCAGATTGTTGGGTTCATTTATTTAAAAGAAATGGGAAAACAGAAATACCATTTAGATGCATCCACACAATACAAAATAAAACCGGTGAAGTGTTGCGTTTTATAACGAATATCCCTGACCTAAGTGCGGAGGAAATTTATGCGCTGTACAAGCAACGTTGGGATATAGAAGTTTTCTTTAAATTTTTAAAGCAAGAACTAAATTTAAGCCATTTATTAAATCGAAGTGAAAATGGAATCAGAAGTATATTATATGTAACACTGATCGCTTCGATACTAATTATAGTATATAAAAAGACAAATGGGCATAAAGGATACAAAATAATGAAGCAACGCTTTGTGCAAGAAATGGAAAAACTAGTGGCTATAGACCTAGTTTACCTTTGCGATGGAAATCCTGAGAAGGCGAAAAAAATCCTCTTTAATACATCATGATGGCAATCTTCCGAACACCTGTGGTGGGCAGTGGGCAGTTTGTAACATTGATGATTAATGCTTCGAATTGGAAAAGTAAACAGTCGCAGTCGCAGTCGCAGTTTGTAGCATTGGAGATTATTGCTTCGTATTGAAAAGTAAAAAGTCAACAGTGGGCAGTGGGCAGTTTGTAACATTGATAATTATTGCTTCGAAATAAAAAGTAAACAGTCGCAGTCGCAGTCGCAGTTTGTAACATTGATAATTATTGCTTCGAATTGGAAAAGTAAACAGTAGGCAGTGGGCAGTGGGAAGTTTGTAACATTGGAGATTATTGCTTCGAATTGGAAATGTAAACAGTCAACAGTGGGCAGTGGGCAGTTTGTAACATTGAATGATTATTGCTTCGAATTGGAAAAGTAAACAGTCGCAGTCGCAGTCGCAGTTTGTAGCATTGGAGGTATTTCCTTCGAATTTTAGTGTGATTTCTATTTAAAGCTTTGGATAGTTTAAAATAGAAACTTGAATTTTCAATCGAAAATTGTCCTATTTCCTACTTCCTATGTCATATGTCGTATGTCGTATGTCGTATGTCCTATGTCATATGTCGTATGTCCTATGTCCTATGTCATATGTCATATGTCGTATGTCCTATGTCATATTTTACTTTTTGCTGACATATGGTATTTGGAGGGCGGGTAATTTGCGTTCATTATTAAACCTTAAACCATTGACTTATGAAAACCCGTTTCGAATTAAATGTAATACAACCACAAATTTCTGCTTGCAGTGAAAATTGGGACAATATGTTACCACATGAAAAGGGTGCATTTTGTAATAGTTGTAATAAAGTTGTACATGATCTTTCCAAATTAAATGGTGATCAGCTTGCAGCATTTTTAATTAAAAATAAAGGGCAGTCGGTTTGCGGAAAAGTAAATGCCGATCTCATTAATAAACCGGTAAGTTTAATTTACAAACAACCGGAGAGATATAGTTATAATTTTTTGTTTACTATTACCTTGTTCATCGTTTTTGGAACCACTTTGTTTTCCTGTGATGAAAAAGAACATGAAATTATTAAAACCAATATTGAAAATACTTTTTTTGAGGATGTAAATATTACACGAGAAACGGATTTACCAGAAGTGCAAAATATTTTAACAAATTCGATTGGTAAATATGTAAATGAAGAGGTTCCAATTATTGAAATATTTGAGAGAGACTCTACACCTATTGCTTTGGACGTAGTTGTTATTTCAAGAAATAGCGATCAATATGACAGACAACTTTGGGCCGGAGGGATGGGATTTGTAACACGAACAATATACCACGAAATTGACACTACACCCATCACTCCCCTAATTCCGGAAATCCCGGTAGAATTACCTTTATTGGTATTTCCAAATCCAGCCCGAGATCAAATCAATATAAAATATACCATCGCAGAAGAAGGACTTTCCATACTGACTTTCTTTAATATCAACGGTCAAAAAATAGCGGATATTTTCAGTACAAATGAATCGATACCAGGAGTTTATACTGAACAATTTAATGTGCAGAATCTCCCCTCCGGTATGTACATTTTAATTTTGTTAAATAATGATCACAAAGAGGTTTTTCGTGTAAACGTGACACATTAATTTATACTTATAGCAATTAACGGGGAAAATTATCCCCAATAAAAATGGAATAAATTTACTCATCTGCGATTAATTTTTAGTTCCTGCCGGAATTCGTAAAAATCTTACACGATTTATGAGATTAAATGCTGATTACCATTGGTATTCAAGGTTATATAATCCTAGGTGCAGAAAACTTACGTATGTATTGGTACAATTTTGCATAGATTAACGTAAGTCATGTACCCTATAAATTATGATATTGTAGTTATCGGCTCTGGTCCTGGCGGTTCTACCACTGCCCGTTACGCCGCTAAAAAAGGACTGCGTGTGCTTCTTATAGATAAACGACAAGAATTGGGAGCACCAATTCAATGTTCGGGTGCAATTAGCGCTAATGCTTTAGAAAATGTAGAAATTGCTGCAGATGATGAATTTATTCAGGAAAAGATCTATGGTTTTGGTATCTATAATGAAAATGGAACTAAATGCACTATTGATTACCGAACCTTAAAACCAGATGAATATGGTGAACTCAAAAAACCATTAGGTTTTATAGTTGACAGAAGGCGTTTTGATCGATATTTAATGACCATCGCAGAACGCGAACATGTAGATGTTTGGTTAAAATCAGAGGGACTGAATTATACACCCGAAAAAAATGGTACCTGCACTTTAACTGTTAGACGATTTAATGAAGAAATAAAAATAAATACCAAAGTAATTGTAGGTGCAGATGGACTGCAATCTCAGGTTGGAAAATGGGCTGGATTAAATACTCATATTAAATTGACCGAACTGGCAAGCTGTTTACAATTTGTTGTTGATGGTGTAAATACGGACGGATTATTAGAAATTATTACCGGCGATAAATGGGCACCCGGTGGTTATGCATGGGTATTCCCAAAAGGGAATGGATATGCAGAGATCGGATTAGGAGTTACAAGAACACTCGCCAAACAAAATGCACAATGGTATCTCGATCAATTTATGAAAGAATCATTTTTTAAAGATCGTTTTAAAAATGCAAGAATATTGGAAATTCAAGGTGGAGGAGTTCCATTGGCAGCTCCATTAAATATTCAGTATGCCGATAATTTAATATTGGTTGGAGATGCTGCACGACATGTAAACCCGATAACCGGTGGTGGCATTCACACTGCAATGGCATCAGGAAAAATAGCCGGGGAATTTTTGGCGGAATTAATTAAATCAGACAAACAAACATCCAAAGAAAATTTAAAAGAATATCAGGACAGATGGTTATCTGCCATGGGAAATAAAATGTGGCAATTATATGAGGTAAAACATACTATTTTTAATACCAAAGAAGTATTAAAAAGAGATGAAATGTTATACGATACCATGTCGAATTATTTCAGTCCGGAATCGGAATATAAAAAAATATAATTATGAGTCATGAATCAGTGATCTTTCAAATTGGATGGAATGCATGCATCAATTGCGGGGCCTGTATTGCAGTATGTCCACAGGTGCCGGGTTTTGTTACTTCGTTTAATACTATTGCAGTTAATACTCCATGTGATATTGCTTGTATGGCCTGCGAAATAATTTGCCCTGTGAGTACAATTATTCATTTAAAGGAATCGGCAATACCCAACGATCCTTTATTTATACAATTAAATCCAAGGTAAAACTACACATGAGACTCATCCAACATAAAAAAGAAGCATATTGGTTTTACAGGTTTTTATCTATTTTTTACGATAAATATGTAAACCCTTTATTCTGGACAGAATATATGCGCGATCAAAGTCTTGAGCTGGCATTATTAAATGATAAAAAATTAACCGTAATTGATGTTGGTTCCGGTACAGGCTTCACCACACAGGGAATAACAAAATCAATTTCACCACAACAAATTACCTGTATTGATCAAAGTCCGCATCAGATGCAAAAAGCAAAACAAAAATCTGATCTTAAAGGATGTACATTTATTTTAGGTGATGCAGAAAATATACCCTTTGCAAATAATACATTCGACCGATATGTATCTGCTGGAAGTATAGAATACTGGCCAGATCCGCAAAAGGGAATACTGGAAGCGATACGCGTAATAAAACCAGGTGGAACTGCATTAATGATTGGTCCTTTGGAACCCGGAAATAAATTGGGAAGGTTTTTGGCAAATACCTGGATGTTATTTCCTAAAGAAGAAGAATATTTAAACTGGTATAGAGCGGCAGGATTTAAAGAAATAAAAATAAAATATATAAAACCTCAATGGTATAAAAGTAAACATGAGTACGGAATAGCAATCTCAGGTATTAAACCTGTGGATGGAAGTGAAAATTTCCATGCTGAGATAAATGTATCCGAAGAAAAAAAATCGATTTTCAGACCATTACAAATTTTCTGGCGCGTATTGGTAGGTTCGCTGGCGGGATTTATTTTTATTCCGGTTGCACTTTTTGGTTATTTTACCAATATTTTCAGAAAGGATAAAAACCATTCATCCACCTATCAGGAGAAATTAAATAAATATCAAATTACCGTGCTGATCTTAATAGGTTTGCTCCTGATATTAACCATTTGGATAATTGTAAAATAAAAATGATCACATTAAACGAAAGGATCCGTCAATTTTATAATAGCTCCACTCCCCTATGGCTGGATACCTGGGGAGAACATATGCACCATGGTTTTTATGGTATTGATGGCAATATCAAAAAGGAAAACAAACAAGCTCAGATCGACCTGATAAATGAAGTAATAAATTGGGCAAATATTAAATCTGCACATCATATTTTAGATGCCGGTTGTGGTGTGGGAGGAAGTTCGAGATATCTCTCCAAAAAATTTGATGCGAGTGTTTTAGGATTAACATTGAGCAATGTTCAGGCTGCAGCTGCAGAAAAATATAACAAGGCGCAGGGGTTGGAAAATAAAGTGAGCATCATGGTTAAAGATATGCTCACACTTGATAAAAAGGACGGCCCATTTGATCTGATATGGTCGTTGGAAAGTGCGGAACATATTCCCGATAAAAAAGCATTATTACATTTATTTAATTCGCTGCTTGAAACGAAGGGAAAATGTGTAATTGTAACATGGTGCATAAGTTCTTCCTATGGAAATTTAACAGATAAACAACAAGATCTCATTCAAAAAATAGAAAAATTATATCATTTACCACCGATGATCTCTTTGCATGAATATACCATACTTATGAAAGAAGCGGGATTTATTAACGTACATTCCGCCGATTGGAGCGCAGCAGTTGCTCCTTTTTGGAATGCTGTAATTCGCAGCGCCATAAAATGGAAAAGTATTTTCGGATTATTGCGCGCAGGAACTACTACCATTAAAGGAGCCTGGGCAATGCAATACATGAAAAAAGGATTTCGGGAAGGCACCATAAAATTTATTGTGATACAAGGTGAGAAAATATGAATTTCATTAAAAATTTTATACTTTATTCCAGGCTACATACTATAATTGGTACAACAATAAGTGCATCTACTTTATATATAATTACCATTGCACTTTCACCTGAACCGGTGGAATATCATTTGCTTGGATTTATTTTAACACTTATAAGTTGTTTAGGCGCAAATATATATATTGTTGGCTTAAATCAGATCACCGATATTGAAATTGATAAAATAAACAAACCCTACTTGCCATTAGCCTCCGGTGCATATACTGTAAAGAAAGCCTACATTATTAATACTATTGCACTTTTAATTTCAATAAGCATTGCATTTTATTTTGGAAAGTTTTTATTAATTACGGTGTTATCCAGTCTAATACTCGGCACCATTTATTCGTTGCCTCCTTTCCGGTTAAAGAGATATTATTTCTGGGCAGCCTTTTGTATCATAGCAGTACGAGGAATACTTGTTAATATATTTTTATTTTTACACCTCCACACCATGGTATTAGGTTACTACCATTTACCTGATAGTATACGAATTCTCACGATCGCAATTTTTATTTATAGTATTGTAATTGCCTGGTTTAAAGATATTCCTGATATGGCCGGTGATCAAAAATTTGATATTAAAACATTATCGCTGCGCATTGGCTCAAAAACAGTATTTATATTTGGTAATACATTACTGGCTTTGGTATTTGTGTTCCTCATCTCAGCTTCCTTATTTTTCAAGTTAGAACTAAATACCACTCTTTTTATAGTGATGCATATTGTTATGTTACTTGCATTAATATACAAAGCGGTGAAAACTGACGTCAATAATAAGACTGCCATTTCGAAATATTACCAATTTATTTGGGTGCTATTTTTTGCCGAATACATTGTGTTCGCCCTTGCTTCAATAAGCGCCTAAGCCCACCTGGCGTTGAATTGCAAGATTTGGAGAGAATGCATATCTTTGAGAAAAAAAAGATGCGCAATATCCTATTCCTTTTTCTGGTTACACTAATTTCGGTTCATGCAACCGCACAAAGTTCCTTTGCCACTGCTGTTGAATACAATGATTATATTGTTGTTCAACAAGATAATGTTGGCACTGCAATAAACACTTTAATGGGTAATTTAAACCTTGACTCTGCAACAGTTTGGGCTTATTATAATTTAGGACTTGCCACAACGCAGGTAAGTCGCGATAATATTAAGAACCTGCCTGATTTCAATAATACCAGTTATTTTAAGAACGCTAGTCTGGAGCTGTTCCAATATTATGTTGATGTTTTTACCGTAGAATTTAAGGAAGTAGTAACTATTTATTTTGATGTTAATGTTCCATTCGAAAATAAATTGGATAAAATGAATCCAATTTTTGATGTTATTGCAGCGAAAGAAATGAAGTTTGATGAAAATTTTGCAAAAGCGCAGCAACAATTTGCTACAGAAAATAATTTCGAACTTATAATACCGGAGACTGTCGAAGAGGAATGAAAAAATGAATGAAGGAATGAAGGAATGAAGGAATGAAGGGATGAAAGAATGAAGGAATGAAAAAAAAAAGAAATAAAAATTGTAATGCGACGTAGAAAATTTGTAAAAACAATTGGCACTTTAATTCCTGGTGCGTTGATGATCCCATCATTTTTATCGGCTAAACCAATACCAAAAATCACGAGTGGAACTGTAATTATTGTGGGTTCAGGAGCAGCTGGTTTATATGCGGCGAAAACACTTAAGGATGCGGGTATGACTGTTATTATTTTGGAAGCCTCTGCTGTTCATGGAGGTAGAATTAGACCTTTAACAGGGTTTGGTGATTTTAATGTGGAAGCTGGTGCCGAATTTGTTCATGGAAAAGGAAATGATGCAGGAGATCCTCCCTCCTTTTTGTGGAGCAGTATTAATGCATATGACCCAGGTTTATTGTTGGAGTATGGTGGAAATAAAGAATTATATCAGATAGGATCAGAATACGAAACCTCGCCGCCCTATTGGGATGCAGAACTCGAAAATGCATGGCAGTTCTATTTAAATATGTACAGTTATACAGGCGATGATATTTTCATGAGTGATCATTTATTCACAGAATATGGCATTGACGAATCGCATCCATATTGGCATATTTATGAAGCTTGGATCGGATCGGAATTTGGGACTTCCATCAAACGCATCGGAATGAAAAGTATTGCAATAAGTGAAAATCTATGGCTTACGGGCGATAAGGATTTTTTATTGGATGATTCTTATTTATCCATACTTGAATCATTATTTTTTAATTCGGTATTGGAAAATATCCAGTATAACAGAATTGTTACTAAAATTACCTACGGCGCAACAGGAGTTATTGTAAATTGTGCAGATGGGGGTGTTTTATTTGGCGATAAAGTTCTGGTTACTGTTCCATTACCGATATTAAAAGAAAACATTATATCCTTTGAACCTTCATTACCTGCAGAAAAAATTTATGCCATTGAAACCATTGGCATGGGTGCCGGAATGAAATTAATTTTAAAGTTTTCGCAAACATTTTGGACGGATGAAATTCAGGATATGACCATAGATGGATTTTCCACTTTTATATGGAGTCCGGGGTTGGGAAAAACAGATGCCACAAATAATATTCTCATATGTTTTATTATGGGTGAAAACGCAGAATATATGAGTAGTATAGATGCCGGTGCTGTTGATGTTGCACTAGCGGAATTGGATCTTTTATTTGGAGGTGCCGCTAGTTTATATTATTTGGAAAGCAGTATTCAGGATTGGAGCTTAGAACCTTTTATTAAAGGAGCTTATTCATTTCCATCACCCGGGACCTATATTTCAGAAACTCAAAGTTCTCGTTTGGATCTTGCTTCACCGGTAGATTGTGTCCTGTTTTTTGCGGGAGAGGCAACCAATAATTATCATCCGGCCACTGTTCATGGAGCATTGGAAAGTGGTGCGAGGGCTGCAGCGGAGATATTGGAATGCCCTTTTTTAGGTAATGAAAATATTATTATAACAAATGAGGTAAATTTATATGCTGAAAATGCAGTTGTTTTTTTTGAATTAAATATTACTAAAATTTCCACTGCCCGCTTTTCTATTTATTCGTTAACCGGAAGTAAAGTGAAACAATTATTTTTTGATAGAATTCCTTCCGGAAAAAATACTTGGTCGTTTTCTGTTGCAGACTTAGCGGTTGGAAATTATATTTTGGAAGCAGACGTGGATGGAGTAAAATACTCGAAACAGGTTTCAATACAACATTGATCAATAACAATAAAACATTTTAAAATCCCAGCAATAATTCCATGGATGACTACGGACAAAGATATATTGACTCCCGAAAAGAAATTGACCCTCGTGAAATATTACTTTTTAAAGTAGAAAGTAAGGTTAAAAATGCCAAAATGTGGCTTTTTATTGTTGGTGGATTTACCATTGCGTTGGCTATATTTTATTTTTTCTTTCGCTACGATCGACTCAACGTGCTATCAACCGTAATTGATTGTACTATCGGATTAGTTTATATTGGATTAGCATTTTTCGTAAATAAAAAACCTTACACTGCAGTATTAGTGGGACTGATTTTATATATCTCAACAATAGTGCTTACAGGTGTTTTCGATCCCACAACTTTAATGTCGGGTTGGCTATTTAAAATAATTATAATAGCAGCACTTGTTAGCGGATTAAAGGCTGCAAAACAAGTAGTGGAGCTAAGGCATGAATTAGGAATTTTGGATATTGAAAAAGATGCGGATGTGCCTATTGATATGATGAAATAACATTCAATAAAATCTAACCTTTTATTCTTTAAAATAATAAAGTGTCGGCTACAACCCGCGTAGCATAAGGATTGACAGATGTGAAAATCATTCCGTAACCAATCGGTTACATATCAGAATCAGAGCCCGAATTCGAGCAGAAAATATGAATCTAAGATCTACTCGATAATTAATTTTTGCTGAACATTATTAATTCTAACGAAATAAATTCCGCTGCTTAAATTGTGGAGGGAAATTGATTCGTTGATATTTCCGTTAGCGGTGTTTATTTGTTGAGAGTAGATAATTTGGCCGAGGGAGTTGAAGATTTGGAGAACGCAGGGCTGGTTAGTTTCACGCAGAGGTCGCAGAGGAGCAGAGAGCGCAGAGATATAAAATGTCCCGGTGTTTGGATTTGGGAAGATGGTGAAATTTGTTTGATCGGTTGACTCTTCAATGGATACCAAACCTTCATCAATTAATTGATTGCAATTATCATCTGTTCCATTTAATATCTCTTCCATTCCCGGATTGATGAATGAATCTTTATCATTACAATCTGTATTGTCGGTTACATAACCAATTATTATGGAACACCAGATAGAATCTATCAATGGATTACCATAACTATCGTCATCTGCATCTATGTAATAGGTATTGAAAGTTAGCGCTTCATCAATTTCAATATTACAATTATCATCCAAAGCATTACATATTTCTATAGCATCGGGATTTATTAAAAATTGGGTATCGTCACAATCAGTATTATCGAGCACAAATCCAACAGGTATGGTACAAGCTAGGGAATCTACCAGATCATTGCCAAAATTATCTCCATCCGTATCCTCAAAAAATAAGGCATATAAAAGTCCGTCATCAATAAATGAATTGCAATCATCATCAATCAAATTACAAACTTCCATTGCATCCGGATTAATATTCTCATCAGTATCATTACAATCAGTATTATTTAATAAATATCCATCGGGTATAAAACAGGAAAGGGAATCATTTAATATATCGCCAAAACCGTCCTCGTCCATATCAGCATAAAAGGTAATTAATAAAACTCCATCGTCGATCAATAAATTACAATTATCATCCAGCTCATTACACAACTCTAATGCTTCGGGATTAATAGTTGCATCAGCGTCGTTACAATCCAAAAAGTTGGTTACCATTCCCGGTATAGGAGTGCATGATAAAATTACAGTTAGTGGATCACCGAATCCATCCATGTCCGCATCTTCAAAGTTCATTACATAAATAATTCCATCATCAATTAAACCATTACAATTATCATCAATGATATTACAAATTTCAAGTTGAGCAGGATTGATGAAGGGATCGCTATCATTACAATCGGATGAGTCGCTGATATAACCTGATGGCGTAAAACATGCTTCTGTGGAATTATCAATATCTCCA
The genomic region above belongs to Bacteroidota bacterium and contains:
- a CDS encoding alpha/beta fold hydrolase codes for the protein MKRIILSTIILFLSGLAIAQNGMISVDDIWTNYSFYPAGIDDLRSMNDGLHYTLNENDSAIVKYEYATGNKNGDVFNVNQTGGAVTNFANYAFNDDETALLLTTSMKKRYRHATYDENFVYDIKTRKTTKLSDKGLQMYADFAPAGNKIAYVIDNNLYYKDLNSNTEFQVTTDGKWNYIINGGSDWVYEEEFVLVRAFEWSPDGSKIAFYKFNEEKVPQFDMMTYKGKLYPENYEFKYPKVGEKNSIVEIYIYDIPSKKIQKVNITKSYEYIPRIKWTNDGSALCVFTMNRLQNDLELFLANPANGNTTSMFRETAQYYLEINDDLTFLPDNKSFICRSEKDGWYHLYQYDMTGKLINQITKGEWDVTAFKGFDETSNTIYYMSTEGSIFQRHLYAVSLDGKKSKKLTDKNGMNSVDFSTGYKYFIKTNSSMMVPDHISLCDNSGKEIRMLEDNKALTEYLSTLKVKKPEYFTFTTTDGVELNGYMIKPFDFDANKKYPVFMTLYGGPGSQEVIEGYDGFNMMWHQMLAQKGYIIVCVDNRGTGSRGTAFRTVTYGQLGKYETDDQIEAAKWLAKQKYVDGSRIGIWGWSYGGYMSSLCITKGADVFKMAIAVAPVTNWKYYDNIYSERYMGTLESNPTGYDTNAPMFYANQLKGKYLLVHGTGDDNVHFQNSIELINSLIKYNKQFDLMAYPDRNHGISGGGARLHLYTLMTDFVLENL
- a CDS encoding IS4 family transposase produces the protein MFIGDILKVLPDSLLEELALETGVNKYSKKLQGEILFKLLIYSIVSNKDNSLRGMESAYETLAFNVLNQEGTKSSIRYSSISERIKTMDYRYFEKLFNKCVELYGSIIGEEHSKLLRFDSTIITASGKLLKCGYVIKGSAAAYLNQLKFTIGFSEIPISADVYSGSIPVPENTALRAAVLEHQPSNENAVRVFDKGVSGRNTFEELSKKKIPFVTLLFANSNLEIISENFIKEKIITEKLTIESDCWVHLFKRNGKTEIPFRCIHTIQNKTGEVLRFITNIPDLSAEEIYALYKQRWDIEVFFKFLKQELNLSHLLNRSENGIRSILYVTLIASILIIVYKKTNGHKGYKIMKQRFVQEMEKLVAIDLVYLCDGNPEKAKKILFNTS
- a CDS encoding T9SS type A sorting domain-containing protein, with the protein product MKTRFELNVIQPQISACSENWDNMLPHEKGAFCNSCNKVVHDLSKLNGDQLAAFLIKNKGQSVCGKVNADLINKPVSLIYKQPERYSYNFLFTITLFIVFGTTLFSCDEKEHEIIKTNIENTFFEDVNITRETDLPEVQNILTNSIGKYVNEEVPIIEIFERDSTPIALDVVVISRNSDQYDRQLWAGGMGFVTRTIYHEIDTTPITPLIPEIPVELPLLVFPNPARDQINIKYTIAEEGLSILTFFNINGQKIADIFSTNESIPGVYTEQFNVQNLPSGMYILILLNNDHKEVFRVNVTH
- a CDS encoding NAD(P)/FAD-dependent oxidoreductase, whose translation is MYPINYDIVVIGSGPGGSTTARYAAKKGLRVLLIDKRQELGAPIQCSGAISANALENVEIAADDEFIQEKIYGFGIYNENGTKCTIDYRTLKPDEYGELKKPLGFIVDRRRFDRYLMTIAEREHVDVWLKSEGLNYTPEKNGTCTLTVRRFNEEIKINTKVIVGADGLQSQVGKWAGLNTHIKLTELASCLQFVVDGVNTDGLLEIITGDKWAPGGYAWVFPKGNGYAEIGLGVTRTLAKQNAQWYLDQFMKESFFKDRFKNARILEIQGGGVPLAAPLNIQYADNLILVGDAARHVNPITGGGIHTAMASGKIAGEFLAELIKSDKQTSKENLKEYQDRWLSAMGNKMWQLYEVKHTIFNTKEVLKRDEMLYDTMSNYFSPESEYKKI
- a CDS encoding 4Fe-4S binding protein, coding for MSHESVIFQIGWNACINCGACIAVCPQVPGFVTSFNTIAVNTPCDIACMACEIICPVSTIIHLKESAIPNDPLFIQLNPR
- a CDS encoding methyltransferase domain-containing protein, with amino-acid sequence MRLIQHKKEAYWFYRFLSIFYDKYVNPLFWTEYMRDQSLELALLNDKKLTVIDVGSGTGFTTQGITKSISPQQITCIDQSPHQMQKAKQKSDLKGCTFILGDAENIPFANNTFDRYVSAGSIEYWPDPQKGILEAIRVIKPGGTALMIGPLEPGNKLGRFLANTWMLFPKEEEYLNWYRAAGFKEIKIKYIKPQWYKSKHEYGIAISGIKPVDGSENFHAEINVSEEKKSIFRPLQIFWRVLVGSLAGFIFIPVALFGYFTNIFRKDKNHSSTYQEKLNKYQITVLILIGLLLILTIWIIVK
- a CDS encoding class I SAM-dependent methyltransferase; the encoded protein is MITLNERIRQFYNSSTPLWLDTWGEHMHHGFYGIDGNIKKENKQAQIDLINEVINWANIKSAHHILDAGCGVGGSSRYLSKKFDASVLGLTLSNVQAAAAEKYNKAQGLENKVSIMVKDMLTLDKKDGPFDLIWSLESAEHIPDKKALLHLFNSLLETKGKCVIVTWCISSSYGNLTDKQQDLIQKIEKLYHLPPMISLHEYTILMKEAGFINVHSADWSAAVAPFWNAVIRSAIKWKSIFGLLRAGTTTIKGAWAMQYMKKGFREGTIKFIVIQGEKI